The window GACGGTCCGTCGTCGGCGCATCACGCGTTCCGCCGCCGGTGAAACGGTGCCGCGACGCACGAGGCGGTTGTGGCGGCACTGCGTCGCCTTCCCCGCCACGGCGTGGGGTTCAACGTGCTGGCGGCGGTGCACACGGTCAACGCCAGTCGGCCGCTCGAGGTCGAGCGCCACCTGCGGGATCTGGGCGTCCGTTACATTCGATTCATTCCGATCATCGAACGCGTTCCGGATGCGGCTCAGTACTCCACCGGCCTGGATACGGGCCGCGCGGGGCCCGCACCGCGCCGGACGAGATGGAGCGTGGCGCCCGCGGAGTACGGCAGGTTTCTGATCGCCGTGTTCGAGGAGGGGCGCCAGCGCGACCGTGAGCGCCTGACGCTCCAGATCATCGAGTCCGCCATTGCGGCCCGCCTCGGCGCCGGCGCAACCGTGTGCCAGTTCGCACCAGAGTGCGGCCGCTGCCTAGTGGTGGAGACGAACGGCGATGTGTACGCATGTGATCGCGACGTTCAACCGTACCACCACCGCAGCAACCTGCTGGACAGCCCGCTGGCCGACATCCTGGATTCACCGGCCCCGGTGCGCTTCGGGCGGGACAAGGCGGATCGGCTGTCGTGGACCTGCCGGACCTGCGCAGTGCTCTCCCTGTGTGGCGGCGACTGCCCCAAGCACCGCTGGCTCGCCGATGCCGACGACCCGCATCGTCCCCGCAGCGTGCGATGCGAGGCGTACCGGCGTTTTTTCAATCACTCGTGGGCGACGATCGAGGAGAGCGTGCTTGCGCTGATCTGCGGGACCGCCCCGAATGCGGAAGGGGCGGGGCACGACAATCCGGTACTGTGACCGCCAAACGCAGGTTGCCGCTGCAACCACGGCCGCAAGGACGAGCCGTCCGGCCGGCGGATCCGCAGCTGAGCCGCGATGACGGTATCACCGCCGGCCGATACAACGCTCCAACAGCGCAGTTGCAAATCGCGCCGCCTCCAGCGACTGATCCGCGTCCGCCGCGGTGTACAGAGAGGTGGGGATCAGGTCCGCCTCCCCGTAAAAACTGAACTCCCGCTCCCTGCGCAGGCGACGAGAGTCAGCGGCCAGCCGTTCCAGCTCTTCGCGTGACAGCGCCGGACATCGGTCGGCGTATTCCAACAGCAGTTCGCCGACGTCGTGAATCTTGGGCGGGTCGATCCCGATCGAGCGCAGAATCCCTTTCGCGGCCAGCTCCACAACCTCTTGACTTTCGCGAACGACGTCCGAGTGCGCCTCGCGTGCGCGCAACACCTCAAGTGCGGCCAGACGGTCCCCACATTTCCGCAGATAGCTCCGGGCCAGCTGGTCGGAAGTCATAGTCGGATCACTTCCCCCGGACGCGCGTCGGGTTTGTAGATCCAGTAGTAGCCACCACGGAAGGGGCGTCGTTCAGCACCGAGCTCGCGCAGGCGTTGAGCGAGCGCGGCGAGGTAGCCGGCAAAGAATCCGTTGCGGTCATGTAACAACAGCACGTGCCGGGTCATATCGAGAAACAGCGGGCTGCCCTCTTCCACCTCCGCGGGGGTTTTGAAGATCGGAGAAATGTCCAGCGGTGGCGCCGCCGACCCCCATACCGTGCGGCGGAGCGGTGCAAGTTCGGCCTCGATCGGTTCGAATTGGCGAACGCGGGCCAGCCGTCCTTCGGGCAACGGCTCGGCGACAATCAGCAGGTCGAGATCGGAATACGGAGTGGCGGCGTTGCGGGCCCAGGAGCCAAACACCGCCAACGACACCAGCGCATCGCCGTAGTGACGCCGGCAGGCATCCGTCAGCGCTCGCAAAAGATGTTGTCGGACCGGCTCGGGCATGGGGGCAGTGTACGCGCGGAGGGATCGACCGGCAACGGAATTTGCGCACGCCGGAGCGGCGGCCGCGAACATCGGGTTCGTCCGGCGCCGGTTGCCGTCTGTTCCAATTCTTGGAAACGAGTGCGCCACCCGCTTCCCAACGTTGGCAGCCGGATGCGCGCGAGTTGAAGGCCGTTGGGATCGCCCGTTGACAACGCCGCGACGTTGTTTCATGCTGCGGCCGGCCAGAGTCGAATCCGACGACGGAGAGGAGCCCGTCATGGCGGTGCTGATCGGAATGTCGCCCGAGGTAAAGGGCAAGAACTTTGAGCTCGACCGCGAGAAGATCACGATCGGTCGTAACGCGACCAACATGATCGTGCTGGACCATCCGACGGTTTCCGGCAAGCATTGTCAGATCAGCCGCATCGGCAATCGCTACACGCTCACGGACCTCGGCTCCACCAACGGGACGCGGGTCAACTCTCAGGAGATCAAGGAGATTGATCTGCATCCGAAGGACCTTGTGCAAGTCGGCAGCATCGAGTTCCTGTTTGACGCGGAGGGAGCGGAGGTGAGCGCCCGCGAAGAGGCGCGGGTGCAACCGGAGGTGGTGGTCACGACAGGCCCGGCGACCGCTCCGATTTCCTTTACCAGCATCTCGCCGTTTGGCCCGCGCCGGAAGGAAAATCAGGCGATGTGGTATGTGACGATCGGCATCATCGGTTTGCTGGCGCTGGCCGGCGTCACGCTTTTCCTGCTCAAGTTCCTACGGGTGTGGTGAACGGGGGGAGCGGTCGCCACCAGGGGGGCGTCACGCTGATCGAGGCGGTCGTCGCGGTGGCGCTGACCGCGGTGGTGGTGTTGCTGAGTGCGGCGGTGATGCTATCGGTCCGTCGTGCGCTTGCCGCCCGCCCGTCTTCCCGAGCATGGCTGGCGGCGGACGCGGCGCTTCGCGCGTGGGGTGGCGACGTCGAATCGGCGTTTGCGCCCGAGGGCGAGACGTCATTGCGGCTTGAGGCGAAGGCGGCGGACACGGGACAGCCGCGCCTGCAGTTG of the Kiritimatiellia bacterium genome contains:
- a CDS encoding radical SAM protein, which translates into the protein MAALRRLPRHGVGFNVLAAVHTVNASRPLEVERHLRDLGVRYIRFIPIIERVPDAAQYSTGLDTGRAGPAPRRTRWSVAPAEYGRFLIAVFEEGRQRDRERLTLQIIESAIAARLGAGATVCQFAPECGRCLVVETNGDVYACDRDVQPYHHRSNLLDSPLADILDSPAPVRFGRDKADRLSWTCRTCAVLSLCGGDCPKHRWLADADDPHRPRSVRCEAYRRFFNHSWATIEESVLALICGTAPNAEGAGHDNPVL
- a CDS encoding HEPN domain-containing protein gives rise to the protein MTSDQLARSYLRKCGDRLAALEVLRAREAHSDVVRESQEVVELAAKGILRSIGIDPPKIHDVGELLLEYADRCPALSREELERLAADSRRLRREREFSFYGEADLIPTSLYTAADADQSLEAARFATALLERCIGRR
- a CDS encoding FHA domain-containing protein, encoding MAVLIGMSPEVKGKNFELDREKITIGRNATNMIVLDHPTVSGKHCQISRIGNRYTLTDLGSTNGTRVNSQEIKEIDLHPKDLVQVGSIEFLFDAEGAEVSAREEARVQPEVVVTTGPATAPISFTSISPFGPRRKENQAMWYVTIGIIGLLALAGVTLFLLKFLRVW
- a CDS encoding nucleotidyltransferase domain-containing protein, producing MPEPVRQHLLRALTDACRRHYGDALVSLAVFGSWARNAATPYSDLDLLIVAEPLPEGRLARVRQFEPIEAELAPLRRTVWGSAAPPLDISPIFKTPAEVEEGSPLFLDMTRHVLLLHDRNGFFAGYLAALAQRLRELGAERRPFRGGYYWIYKPDARPGEVIRL